From a single Ornithodoros turicata isolate Travis chromosome 8, ASM3712646v1, whole genome shotgun sequence genomic region:
- the LOC135367131 gene encoding sodium-dependent low-affinity dicarboxylate transporter 1-like yields MAPPSQRSSSADRTGKKTPRPHKDGTSDVHLFTYFKKAMGYSSPFLMSFILRQESKATSCVYCVTLIVIMWITEIIPVPVLSLLPLLVLPLLGVMSANAAALGYFNSEQVSAATFMCIAAALGRTSLLVRAGLFICGASGLERRRVMATFWFCSFVTSVSLSSCVNTLLYASVIEVLVASIRDSLLAGQQVKALQRARFYRKRGSERRAEAIMQVFGSSSPILRPIVRRQPEDEQPPRPISSRQATGAPESSSDERTPSPSPGQLTNVRRPRFTDLDYCMDEIVVVSESKNPQPSLEQDIQVSLSRKFPILSSDFEYRDVASTYNSEMFSSLDPTVLSTFEMLDEVQRRVESQLQHVRRPQKVLVLSIAYTSILGSLTFRGLPMLNRIVDHMSMIDSTSDPEPHHDLSSLYWIAIMLPIVLCSCAASWVPLHYGILTHYNVSEDEDVASSLSEKLAHRWRKLGPMARKDYVPLVYAATAIFLTSLRRPFHFLGPLGIHDALEADSLQPWLVIGTIVMLLMSISPYRKGSDTSPSSRILTAEVMRLRFPWGILLLSGAGFCMSAAVQETGMADNVAVWLSTIADDRVTLQCTLAVVSALIAETFSSNRSLYVFMPVAANMAKNTNSSLLYFAIPLLTTVETAFVLPTSSLTRAITEEFLDVHPAWADNQAAEILVTTGSGAIALASSSSKLTTALLKNCCAKLATGVTFKTAVIFFTILWVNMVGRAIF; encoded by the exons ATGGCTCCACCATCTCAGCGCTCGTCTTCCGCAGATCGAACGGGCAAAAA AACGCCTCGTCCTCATAAGGATGGAACGTCAGACGTCCATCTCTTCACCTATTTCAAGAAGGCCATGGGCTATTCATCGCCGTTTCTCATGTCCTTCATTCTGAGGCAAGAATCCAAG GCCACGTCGTGCGTCTACTGCGTTACTCTGATCGTCATAATGTGGATCACAGAGATAATCCCTGTTCCGGTACTTTCCTTGCTGCCTCTCCTTGTTTTACCACTGCTTGGTGTAATGAGCGCCAATGCCGCCGCCCTGGGCTATTTCAAT TCGGAGCAGGTGTCGGCTGCGACGTTTATGTGCATTGCGGCTGCTCTGGGACGGACCTCTCTCCTGGTGCGTGCCGGCCTCTTCATCTGCGGTGCGTCCGGCCTCGAACGGCGTCGTGTCATGGCTACATTCTGGTTCTGTTCCTTCGTCACATCCGTGTCTCTGTCCAGCTGCGTCAACACACTCCTCTACGCCTCTGTCATCGAAGTACTTGTGGCAAGCATTCGCGACAGCCTGCTAGCTGGACAGCAGGTTAAGGCTCTGCAACGCGCACGCTTTTACAGAAAGAGGGGGTCTGAACGCAGAGCGGAGGCTATTATGCAA GTGTTCGGGAGTTCCTCACCAATTCTACGCCCAATTGTACGCCGTCAGCCCGAGGATGAACAGCCCCCAAGACCGATATCCAGCCGACAAGCCACAGGCGCCCCGGAGAGCTCCAGCGATGAAAGGACCCCGTCACCGTCTCCAGGGCAGTTGACCAACGTTCGTCGGCCACGATTCACCGACCTAGACTACTGCATGGACGAAATTGTCGTCGTGTCCGAAAGCAAGAACCCTCAACCCTCCTTGGAACAAGATATACAGGTATCTTTGTCAAGGAAGTTCCCGATCCTGTCATCAGACTTTGAATATAGGGATGTGGCGTCTACCTATAACTCCGAAATGTTCTCGAGCCTCG ATCCAACAGTTCTGTCAACTTTCGAAATGCTTGATGAGGTCCAACGGCGAGTTGAATCACAATTACA GCATGTGAGACGACCGCAGAAGGTCCTTGTGCTCTCAATTGCGTACACTTCGATATTGGGGTCTCTTACATTCAGGGGACTGCCTATGCTGAACAGGATTGTGGACCATATGTCAAT GATCGATAGTACGTCAGATCCAGAGCCACACCACGATCTCTCTTCGCTGTATTGGATCGCTATAATGCTGCCTATAGTCTTGTGCTCGTGCGCAGCCTCGTGGGTCCCTCTTCACTATGGCATACTGACACACTA CAATGTGAGTGAAGATGAGGATGTTGCTAGCAGTCTCTCCGAAAAGCTTGCTCATAGATGGCGCAAACTGGGCCCCATGGC GCGAAAAGACTACGTCCCACTGGTTTACGCCGCAACGGCCATTTTCTTGACGTCGCTTCGGCGACCATTTCATTTCCTCGGACCACTCGGAATTCATGACGCACTTGAAGCAGA CAGTTTGCAACCCTGGCTTGTAATTGGCACTATAGTCATGCTGTTGATGAGTATATCTCCGTACAGAAAGGGCTCCGACACCAGCCCTAGCAGCAGAATCTTAACTGCTGAGGTTATGCGCCTGCGATTTCCTTGGGGTATATTACTCCTTTCCGGAGCAGGATTCTGCATGTCAGCTGCAGTTCAG GAGACTGGGATGGCAGATAATGTTGCAGTGTGGCTGAGCACCATAGCAGACGATCGGGTGACATTACAGTGCACATTGGCAGTGGTGTCGGCGTTGATAGCCGAGACATTTAGCTCGAACCGTAGCCTCTACGTTTTCATGCCAGTCGCCGCCAACATG GCGAAGAATACCAACAGTTCCTTGCTGTACTTTGCAATCCCGCTGCTGACAACTGTAGAAACTGCGTTCGTGTTGCCAACCTCTTCTCTGACACGTGCCATAACTGAGGAGTTTCTCGACGTGCATCCCGCTTGGGCA GACAATCAGGCAGCTGAGATACTCGTAACTACGGGGAGTGGGGCCATAGCTTTAGCAAGCAGCTCGTCCAAATTGACTACTGCTCTGCTGAAGAACTGCTGCGCCAAG CTTGCAACTGGAGTCACCTTCAAGACAGCAGTCATATTTTTCACTATCCTCTGGGTGAACATGGTGGGACGGGCTATTTTCTGA
- the LOC135367132 gene encoding mite group 2 allergen-like Ixo r 2 — MLGLLFVSCFLAAASNAQQSIQFEHCGGSKILSAVVTPCDSDPCVVPVGTDLRVDFQVLSNQDSETVTFDPRVVVFGLKLPIPGLETDACKSGAVSCPIRKGEVIKGTIRAPVLSFLPSMTVTTMWKVLGSQGLITCGSTKVTVTRG, encoded by the exons ATGCTCGGTCTGCTCTTCGTCTCCTGTTTTCTGGCTGCCGCCTCAAATGCACAGCAATCAATTCAATTTGAGCATTGTGGAG GAAGCAAGATTTTGTCGGCTGTGGTGACGCCCTGCGACAGCGATCCATGCGTTGTTCCAGTAGGCACCGACCTCCGGGTGGATTTCCAGGTCCTATCGA ATCAGGACAGTGAGACGGTGACGTTTGATCCTCGAGTTGTCGTATTTGGCCTGAAACTCCCTATTCCTGGCTTGGAGACGGATGCCTGCAAATCCGGAGCCGTGTCTTGCCCAATACGGAAGGGTGAAGTCATCAAAGGTACCATTCGTGCTCCGGTCTTGAGCTTCTTGCCATCG ATGACGGTAACAACAATGTGGAAGGTATTGGGATCTCAAGGACTGATCACCTGTGGTTCAACGAAGGTCACTGTTACAAGGGGATAA